In Ruania alkalisoli, the DNA window TCACCGGGATCCTGCGACGGCTGTGGGTCCGGGACGGCGTCGGGAGTCGGCGTGGGGGTGGGCGCGGGCGGTGACTCCGGCACGGCCACAGGCGGTGCCACGGGGCCCGCAGGCGATGGTGGAGGCGAGGGCGCCGGTGAGGTACTGGGCTGTGGGGAGGGCGAGGGCTGTGGGCCGGGACTGGGATCAGGTGAGGGACTGGGATCGGGCGAAGGGTCCGCCGTCGGCTCTGGATCAGGAGTGGGCTCAGGCTCGGGCTCCGGTTCCGACTGTTCGACGAAGATCCACCTGAATCCCGAGGCGATCGGGTACTCGGTCCCTGCCGGGTCTCCGTCGATCGGGACGTGCCGGACGCTGTAGACGTGTGCGCCGGCATCGAGACTGCTGGTGTCGACGTCGCACGACCACTGTGGCTGCGACCAGGCGAGGTCGGTGCAGACCGGCTCGGCACCGTCCGGAACCGTTGCGGACACCAACTGGTCGTCGTAGACCTCGACCCCCATCCCCTCGAATCGTGTGCCGCCGAGCGCGACCCGCTCACCGTCGGAGTCGACGTTGCGGGAGTCGACCTCGGGTGAGCCCAGCGTGCGCAGGATGCCGAGCGACGCCATCGCCTCAGTGTCACTCGCGCCCGGGACGACCATCTCGGCCATCAACCCGTACAACGTCGGCATCGGTCCCTGATCCCGGGCGTCGTACCGGCACGTCCATCGGTCCTGGTCCGGCTCGTACGTCCAGGACTCGCAGATCGTCACCGTGCTCCCGTCGAGCGCGATGCCCGAGACGCGGACGAAGAACTCCTGCACCGCGCTGGCATCACCGGTGAATGAGTACGTGGGGCGTGAGCCCGGGTCCGAGGGCAGCACGAAGTAGTCGCCCCACGGCCCTTGGACCGCATAGTCAGGGACATCCGCTGTCAGCGACGGCTCGTCCGGTGTCTGGGCCTGCGCGGGGACGGTCGACGAGACAGCCACCGTGGTTCCCAGCACCAGGCAGGCGATGGCGAGCAGTGCCACACGGCACACCTGCGCCCATCGTTCCATCAGCGCCTCCCCCGAGGTCCGGACCAGTCCACACGACGGTACCGGCCACCTCATGGACGCAATCGGCCGATGGCCTACAGTGGCCACACATGGGCCGGCGACCAGCGTTCAACGATGGGGGGCCACATGGCGCTCTCTGAAGAACTGACCCGCCTGTTGGCAGCGGCGTTATCGATCCGAGCCCCTGACGCCGCGCACCTGGCTGAGGTGACCGGGCAGAAGCTGGAGGACGTCTCGGCGTGTCTGGATGCCCTCCGCCGGCGGGGTTTCCTCGATCTCGCCGACGGGTCGGTCACCTATCGTCGGCCCGAAGTGCCGGTCAGCCAGGAGGTCGGCCAGGATCTGCAGTCGATGATCAGAACGCTCCAGCAGACCACTGCGGGACTGAATACGACCCTCGGCACGCTCCCGCAGCTCATGCAGGCGTGGGAGGTCGGCGGTGCCGATGAGCGCACGATCGCCGCTGACGTCGCCCGCGGCCCGGATGCGGCGGCAGAGGCGTGGCTCCTCCACTTCACACGAGACACGCCCACCTGGTGTGATCTGTGTCTGCCGGACGTCGCCCGTGTCCTGGCACAGCGCCCCACCGAGCGTCCCGTGGCGGACTGGACCAGCATCGCCATGGCCGACCTGCGCATCCGGCTGGTGGTGAGCCGGGCAGACACCAACGACA includes these proteins:
- a CDS encoding helix-turn-helix transcriptional regulator produces the protein MGGHMALSEELTRLLAAALSIRAPDAAHLAEVTGQKLEDVSACLDALRRRGFLDLADGSVTYRRPEVPVSQEVGQDLQSMIRTLQQTTAGLNTTLGTLPQLMQAWEVGGADERTIAADVARGPDAAAEAWLLHFTRDTPTWCDLCLPDVARVLAQRPTERPVADWTSIAMADLRIRLVVSRADTNDKRIRPALERMLEQGAEVRSHPDPPSMFWVSDHAVAGLPATWGEPWPSRVVTVRSAPVAESVAALFATTWHAATPLSREQRSWDPMLALMNQGMTMEAAAARLGMAQRTARRRVADAMAYFGVSSHFALGAAWGRARAEDDRE